One window of the Streptomyces asoensis genome contains the following:
- a CDS encoding eCIS core domain-containing protein, whose amino-acid sequence MRSQDQQDTAARPARTSPAAARSTAAGPALSSGPAVSSGPVGPVGLVGPVGLAGPVGPVGSGGVLSAGQLLALQRTAGNAAVVQTLEQQRQAQRHTHGPACGHNDSTPVQRHAHGPSCGHRDSAPVQRHAHGPSCGHDESAPVQRSSVPDVLRAAGQPLDGAVRSEMEARLGADFSDVRLHTGPTAQRSAAEVGARAYTSGSHVVIGAGGADRHTLAHELTHVIQQRQGPVAGTDNGSGLSISDPSDRFERAAEENARRVLAGPAPTEAAPVQRTAAAPAHAGGEIAVQRFGDGEAPFDHAQYYAKTGWQAAAEEFEKRLGAYSFGHPRALAAARKTVSRLKQLLIAYARTEHKDTALANKSFFKDDRTSAGQVGEGLTTAQINDFFSRDGNVRELITAVYNAAYYNKGAELSLKDVLNGIIGPKPQLASTLGMDQEELKKHSAFLNGWSRPPLWAAASLKGKGYNYEKDPYALGNLLWQSDPETFAGDTLEMIGSQGPRKERSEADKEANRKTPRDYSDRGAPLSTRELAFVGNPGQDEKLPWNEGTAYWEIQQNEAWPKANAERGIPIVAGMSGTTTRMLKTFQWIKVSGVDVFDYRMAVMGWMLPSWDHSLYEILRGSWAAGVKGPGESASKAGKGAALMYQNIAPFTEEELRQNVCVNGQFPHELMYLAEADKPRAVDPAASGFMEPGQDAARQVPGKYNAFVRGDTTPTPRIAKWKADNNGASTEAVAQKFKPAHATALMTYTGGAHQMINSVVRSRLLPEGYAPYGTGGVASAGAEALSLLQIKRQLSWAAQNDSPSQEWVPTLNEDPVIEPQLADARGTDPVAKKAAMVVIDARIDVLAPVLFEELKAHADMTMEALNRLPPVTGTVFRGDWNAGGDESVYRLGKQAALNYRPGSVFTTSFDSTSREESVGLGFMRGQRVSGTKTHRILLELTLTGKYGRDIDPFHQYQGTEAEVLLMPGASFKVDRSEWKQDPGHDPANGGSDWYEHVYATEV is encoded by the coding sequence ATGCGTTCACAGGACCAGCAGGACACCGCCGCTCGTCCCGCCCGGACTTCGCCCGCTGCCGCGCGCTCGACCGCCGCCGGTCCGGCCCTGTCCTCCGGACCGGCCGTGTCGTCCGGACCCGTAGGACCGGTAGGACTGGTCGGCCCGGTAGGACTCGCCGGACCGGTCGGACCCGTCGGGTCCGGGGGCGTGCTGTCCGCGGGGCAACTGCTGGCGTTGCAGCGCACGGCCGGCAACGCCGCCGTCGTCCAGACTCTGGAACAGCAGCGGCAGGCCCAGCGCCACACGCACGGACCGGCCTGCGGCCACAACGACTCCACTCCCGTACAGCGCCACGCGCACGGGCCCTCCTGCGGGCACAGGGACTCCGCCCCCGTGCAGCGCCACGCGCACGGGCCCTCCTGCGGGCACGACGAGTCCGCTCCGGTGCAGCGTTCGTCCGTGCCGGATGTGCTGCGCGCCGCCGGACAGCCGCTGGACGGGGCGGTCCGCTCGGAGATGGAGGCGCGGCTGGGCGCCGACTTCTCCGACGTGCGGCTGCACACCGGGCCGACCGCCCAGCGCTCGGCGGCCGAGGTGGGGGCCCGCGCCTACACCTCCGGCAGCCATGTCGTCATCGGTGCCGGCGGTGCGGACCGGCACACCCTGGCCCATGAGCTGACGCACGTCATCCAGCAGCGCCAGGGGCCGGTCGCGGGTACCGACAACGGCTCGGGGCTCAGCATCTCTGACCCCTCCGACCGCTTCGAACGCGCGGCGGAGGAGAACGCCCGCCGTGTCCTGGCCGGTCCCGCGCCCACCGAAGCGGCGCCCGTGCAGCGGACGGCGGCCGCTCCCGCACACGCCGGCGGGGAGATCGCCGTCCAGCGCTTCGGCGACGGCGAGGCGCCCTTCGACCACGCCCAGTACTACGCGAAGACGGGCTGGCAGGCGGCGGCCGAGGAGTTCGAGAAGCGGCTGGGCGCGTACTCCTTCGGGCATCCGAGGGCGCTCGCCGCGGCCCGCAAGACCGTGTCCCGGCTCAAGCAGCTGCTCATCGCCTACGCCCGCACGGAACACAAGGACACGGCACTCGCCAACAAGTCGTTCTTCAAGGACGACAGGACGAGCGCCGGACAGGTGGGCGAGGGGCTGACCACCGCCCAGATCAACGACTTCTTCTCCCGCGACGGCAACGTCCGTGAGCTGATCACGGCCGTCTACAACGCCGCCTACTACAACAAGGGAGCGGAGCTCTCGCTCAAGGACGTCCTCAACGGCATCATCGGGCCCAAGCCACAGCTCGCGTCCACCCTCGGCATGGACCAGGAGGAGCTGAAGAAGCACTCCGCGTTCCTCAACGGGTGGTCCCGCCCGCCCCTGTGGGCCGCGGCCAGCCTCAAGGGCAAGGGCTACAACTACGAGAAGGACCCGTACGCGCTGGGGAACCTGCTGTGGCAGTCGGACCCGGAGACCTTCGCCGGCGACACCCTCGAAATGATCGGCAGCCAGGGGCCGCGGAAGGAGCGGAGCGAGGCCGACAAGGAGGCCAACCGCAAGACCCCCCGCGACTACTCGGACCGGGGCGCCCCGCTCAGCACGCGCGAGCTGGCCTTCGTGGGCAATCCGGGCCAGGACGAGAAGCTGCCCTGGAACGAGGGCACCGCCTACTGGGAGATCCAGCAGAACGAGGCCTGGCCGAAGGCGAACGCCGAGCGCGGTATCCCGATCGTCGCCGGCATGTCCGGCACCACGACCCGGATGCTCAAGACCTTCCAGTGGATCAAGGTGTCCGGGGTGGACGTCTTCGACTACCGGATGGCCGTGATGGGCTGGATGCTGCCGTCCTGGGACCACTCGCTCTACGAGATCCTGCGCGGTTCCTGGGCGGCCGGGGTCAAGGGGCCGGGCGAGTCCGCGAGCAAGGCGGGCAAGGGCGCGGCGCTGATGTACCAGAACATCGCGCCCTTCACGGAGGAGGAGCTGCGGCAGAACGTCTGCGTCAACGGCCAGTTCCCGCACGAGCTGATGTACCTCGCCGAGGCCGACAAGCCCCGGGCGGTCGACCCCGCGGCGAGCGGCTTCATGGAGCCCGGCCAGGACGCGGCCCGCCAGGTGCCGGGCAAGTACAACGCCTTCGTACGGGGCGACACGACGCCCACGCCGCGCATCGCCAAGTGGAAGGCGGACAACAACGGCGCCTCCACCGAGGCCGTCGCGCAGAAGTTCAAGCCCGCCCACGCGACCGCCCTGATGACGTACACCGGCGGAGCACACCAGATGATCAACTCGGTGGTGCGCAGCCGGCTGCTGCCCGAGGGGTACGCGCCCTACGGCACCGGCGGCGTGGCCTCCGCCGGCGCCGAGGCCCTCTCACTGCTCCAGATCAAGCGCCAGCTCAGCTGGGCCGCCCAGAACGACAGTCCCAGTCAGGAGTGGGTGCCCACGCTCAACGAGGATCCGGTGATCGAGCCGCAGCTCGCGGACGCCCGGGGCACGGACCCGGTGGCCAAGAAGGCGGCGATGGTCGTCATCGACGCGCGGATCGACGTCCTCGCCCCCGTGCTCTTCGAGGAGCTCAAGGCGCACGCCGACATGACGATGGAGGCGCTGAACCGGCTGCCTCCCGTCACCGGCACGGTCTTCCGCGGCGACTGGAACGCAGGCGGGGACGAGTCGGTCTACCGGCTCGGCAAGCAGGCGGCGCTGAACTACCGGCCGGGCTCCGTCTTCACGACCTCCTTCGACAGCACCAGCAGGGAGGAGTCCGTGGGACTGGGCTTCATGCGGGGCCAGCGGGTCTCCGGCACGAAGACGCACCGGATCCTGCTGGAGCTGACGCTCACCGGAAAGTACGGCCGGGACATCGACCCCTTCCACCAGTACCAGGGCACCGAGGCGGAGGTCCTGCTCATGCCGGGCGCGAGCTTCAAGGTGGACAGGAGCGAGTGGAAGCAGGACCCGGGGCACGACCCGGCGAACGGCGGCAGTGACTGGTACGAGCACGTCTACGCGACAGAGGTGTGA
- the nirB gene encoding nitrite reductase large subunit NirB, whose protein sequence is MTATPGGTPTIVLVGHGMVGQRFLEALAERGLTATHRVVVLCEEPRPAYDRVQLTSYFSGRTPEELSMTDMAFIADHGIELYVGDPAETIDREARKVTARSGLVVDYDVLVLATGSYPFVPPVPNKDAEGCFVYRTIEDLLAIEAYAKSRATTGAVVGGGLLGLEAAGALKGLGLTSHIVEFAPRLMPVQVDDGGGAALLRTIEDMGLSVHTGVGTQEIVVGEDGAVTGMKLSDGSELATDLVVFSAGVRPRDQLARESGLTVGERGGIAVDEQCRTVNDPHVFAIGECALAADGRVYGLVAPGYEQAITVAATIAADESEQLSFTGADLSTKLKLLGVDVASFGDAHGTTEDCLDVVYSDSRSGLYKKLVIGRDGTLLGGILVGDAEAYGTLRAFTGSVPPVSPESLVLPAGAGESVQLGPSALPDEAIVCSCHNVSKGTIRGAVTEHSCTTVPEVKKCTKAGTGCGSCVKVLGQLVTAELEASGVEVDKGLCGCFSQTREELYEIVLALRINTYQDLLDRYGRDSARGGDGCEVCKPTVGSIIASLAPTIGASGYVLDGEQASLQDSNDHFLANLQKNGSYSVVPRIPGGEITPEGLIVIGEIARDFGLYTKITGGQRIDMFGARVEQLPLIWTRLVDAGFESGHAYGKSLRTVKSCVGQTWCRYGVQDSVRMAIDLELRYRGLRSPHKLKSAVSGCARECAEAQSKDFGIIATSNGWNLYVGGNGGATPRHADLLAQDLTDTELVRLIDRFLMFYIRTADRLERTSTWLDRIPGGLDHVRDVVVEDSLGICEELESLMTDHVAHYADEWATTINDPEKLARFVSFVNAPDTPDPVVGFVPERDQIKPDLPLLSIGHRPLEGSAQR, encoded by the coding sequence ATGACCGCCACCCCCGGGGGCACCCCCACGATCGTGCTCGTCGGCCACGGCATGGTCGGCCAGCGCTTCCTCGAGGCGCTCGCCGAGCGCGGCCTGACCGCCACGCACCGCGTGGTCGTGCTGTGCGAGGAGCCGCGTCCCGCGTACGACCGCGTGCAGCTCACCTCGTACTTCTCGGGCCGGACGCCCGAGGAACTGTCCATGACGGACATGGCGTTCATCGCCGACCACGGGATCGAGCTGTACGTCGGCGACCCCGCGGAGACGATAGACCGCGAGGCCCGCAAGGTGACGGCCCGCTCGGGACTGGTGGTCGACTACGACGTCCTCGTCCTGGCCACCGGCTCCTACCCCTTCGTGCCGCCCGTCCCGAACAAGGACGCCGAGGGCTGCTTCGTCTACCGCACGATCGAGGACCTCCTCGCGATCGAGGCGTACGCGAAGTCGCGTGCCACGACCGGCGCGGTGGTCGGCGGCGGGCTGCTGGGCCTGGAGGCCGCGGGCGCGCTGAAGGGTCTCGGGCTCACCTCCCACATCGTGGAGTTCGCGCCCCGGCTGATGCCCGTCCAGGTCGACGACGGCGGCGGCGCGGCCCTGCTGCGCACCATCGAGGACATGGGTCTGAGCGTCCACACCGGCGTGGGCACCCAGGAGATCGTCGTCGGCGAGGACGGCGCGGTCACCGGTATGAAGCTCTCCGACGGCTCCGAGCTCGCCACCGACCTGGTGGTGTTCAGCGCCGGTGTCCGTCCCCGTGACCAGCTGGCCCGCGAGTCCGGCCTGACGGTCGGCGAGCGCGGCGGTATCGCCGTCGACGAGCAGTGCCGCACGGTGAACGACCCGCACGTGTTCGCGATCGGCGAGTGCGCGCTGGCCGCCGACGGCCGGGTGTACGGCCTGGTGGCCCCCGGCTACGAGCAGGCCATCACGGTCGCCGCGACCATCGCCGCCGACGAGTCCGAGCAGCTGTCCTTCACCGGCGCCGACCTCTCCACCAAGCTGAAGCTGCTCGGCGTGGACGTGGCGTCCTTCGGCGACGCGCACGGCACCACCGAGGACTGCCTCGACGTCGTCTACTCCGACTCCCGCTCGGGCCTGTACAAGAAGCTCGTCATCGGCCGCGACGGCACGCTGCTCGGCGGCATCCTGGTCGGCGACGCGGAGGCGTACGGCACCCTGCGCGCCTTCACGGGGTCCGTGCCGCCCGTCTCCCCCGAGTCGCTGGTCCTGCCGGCCGGTGCCGGGGAGTCCGTCCAGCTCGGCCCGTCCGCGCTGCCGGACGAGGCGATCGTCTGCTCCTGCCACAACGTGTCGAAGGGCACGATCCGCGGCGCGGTGACGGAGCACTCCTGCACGACCGTGCCCGAGGTGAAGAAGTGCACCAAGGCCGGTACCGGCTGCGGCAGCTGCGTCAAGGTGCTCGGCCAGCTGGTCACCGCCGAGCTGGAGGCGAGCGGCGTCGAGGTCGACAAGGGCCTGTGCGGCTGCTTCTCGCAGACCCGCGAGGAGCTGTACGAGATCGTCCTCGCCCTGCGCATCAACACCTACCAGGACCTCCTCGACCGCTACGGCCGGGACAGCGCCCGGGGCGGCGACGGCTGCGAGGTCTGCAAGCCGACCGTCGGCTCGATCATCGCCTCCCTCGCCCCGACGATCGGCGCGAGCGGCTATGTCCTGGACGGCGAGCAGGCGTCCCTCCAGGACAGCAACGACCACTTCCTCGCCAACCTCCAGAAGAACGGCTCCTACTCGGTCGTCCCGCGCATCCCCGGCGGTGAGATCACCCCCGAGGGGCTGATCGTGATCGGTGAGATCGCCCGCGACTTCGGCCTCTACACGAAGATCACCGGCGGTCAGCGGATCGACATGTTCGGCGCCCGGGTGGAGCAGCTCCCGCTGATCTGGACCAGGCTGGTGGACGCCGGCTTCGAGTCCGGTCACGCCTACGGCAAGTCGCTGCGCACGGTGAAGTCCTGCGTCGGCCAGACCTGGTGCCGCTACGGCGTCCAGGACTCCGTCCGCATGGCGATCGACCTGGAGCTGCGCTACCGGGGGCTGCGCTCCCCGCACAAGCTCAAGTCGGCGGTGTCGGGCTGCGCCCGCGAGTGCGCCGAGGCCCAGTCGAAGGACTTCGGCATCATCGCCACCTCCAACGGCTGGAACCTCTACGTCGGCGGCAACGGCGGCGCCACCCCGCGCCACGCCGACCTGCTCGCCCAGGACCTCACCGACACCGAACTGGTGCGCCTCATCGACCGGTTCCTGATGTTCTACATCCGCACCGCCGACCGCCTGGAGCGCACCTCGACCTGGCTGGACCGGATCCCCGGCGGGCTGGACCACGTACGGGACGTGGTGGTGGAGGACTCGCTCGGCATCTGCGAGGAGCTGGAGTCCCTGATGACCGACCACGTCGCGCACTACGCCGACGAGTGGGCGACCACCATCAACGACCCGGAGAAGCTCGCCCGGTTCGTGTCCTTCGTCAACGCGCCCGACACCCCCGACCCGGTCGTCGGCTTCGTCCCGGAGCGCGACCAGATCAAGCCCGACCTGCCGTTGCTGTCCATCGGCCACCGTCCCCTGGAAGGGAGCGCCCAGCGATGA
- the nirD gene encoding nitrite reductase small subunit NirD codes for MTLALETTDLKVQLRLEEQWFTICDLSQLIPGRGVAALLPDGRQVALFRDRAGELYAVDNRDPFGGAAVLSRGLTGTHEGRSFVASPLLKQRFDLLSGECLDDDTVRIATYEVRTA; via the coding sequence ATGACCCTGGCACTCGAGACGACCGACCTCAAGGTCCAACTGCGGCTGGAGGAGCAGTGGTTCACGATCTGTGACCTCAGCCAGCTGATCCCCGGCCGAGGTGTGGCCGCCCTGCTGCCCGACGGCCGCCAGGTCGCCCTGTTCCGGGACCGGGCGGGTGAGCTGTACGCGGTCGACAACCGCGATCCGTTCGGCGGCGCGGCCGTCCTCTCACGCGGCCTGACCGGTACCCACGAGGGCCGCTCGTTCGTCGCCTCCCCTCTGCTCAAGCAGCGTTTCGACCTGCTGAGCGGGGAGTGCCTGGACGACGACACGG
- a CDS encoding NAD(P)/FAD-dependent oxidoreductase, giving the protein MTSNSRVVVIGAGLAGVRLARRLGELGTPALLIGEEEHRPYNRVLLAEVLAGRYAPEVIALPAPAGLVRGRVTGIDRDRRTVSCADGSEIAYDTLVLATGSNPVLPPLRGLFTPDHVLPEGVHAFRTMDDCLGLSKAVRPGVRAVVIGGGLLGVSAARALAVRGAQVVLAQQAERLMERQLDPNASKLVLRHLKDLGVEVHTECRVRDVRCVGGAVRSVEMADGYALDADLVVLACGVSPRAGLAKAAGIAVHKGILVDDELRTSDPHIRAIGDCAQHDGNVYGLAAPALEQADVLAESLAGDAGSRYGGTRALTRLTLAGHSAFDLAAFGETEPRPGDDVVQLADATRGTYRKVVVRDDRLVGGVLVGELGTVGALARAWEGAEPLPSDGGPLLHLLTNDGGS; this is encoded by the coding sequence ATGACCTCGAATTCGCGTGTGGTGGTGATCGGCGCCGGCCTCGCGGGCGTACGACTCGCCCGCCGGCTCGGCGAGCTGGGCACGCCCGCGCTGCTGATCGGCGAGGAGGAGCACCGGCCCTACAACCGGGTCCTGCTCGCCGAGGTGCTGGCCGGCCGGTACGCCCCCGAGGTGATCGCGCTGCCCGCGCCCGCCGGACTGGTCAGGGGCCGGGTCACCGGCATCGACCGCGACCGGCGGACCGTGAGCTGCGCGGACGGCTCGGAGATCGCATACGACACCCTGGTCCTGGCCACCGGCTCCAACCCGGTGCTGCCGCCCCTGCGCGGTCTCTTCACGCCGGACCACGTCCTGCCGGAGGGCGTCCACGCCTTCCGCACCATGGACGACTGCCTCGGCCTGTCGAAGGCGGTACGGCCGGGCGTGCGGGCGGTCGTCATCGGCGGCGGCCTCCTCGGGGTCTCCGCGGCCCGTGCGCTCGCGGTACGCGGCGCCCAGGTCGTCCTCGCCCAGCAGGCCGAGCGGCTCATGGAACGCCAGCTCGACCCGAACGCGTCCAAGCTGGTGCTCCGGCACCTCAAGGACCTCGGCGTCGAGGTCCACACCGAGTGCCGGGTCCGCGACGTGCGCTGCGTCGGCGGCGCCGTCCGCTCGGTGGAGATGGCCGACGGGTACGCCCTCGACGCCGACCTGGTGGTGCTGGCCTGCGGGGTCTCCCCGCGCGCCGGACTCGCCAAGGCCGCGGGGATCGCCGTACACAAGGGAATCCTGGTCGACGACGAACTCCGCACGTCCGACCCGCACATCCGGGCGATCGGCGACTGCGCGCAGCACGACGGGAACGTGTACGGGCTGGCCGCACCGGCGCTCGAACAGGCCGACGTGCTGGCCGAGTCGCTCGCCGGAGACGCGGGCTCCCGGTACGGCGGCACCCGCGCCCTCACCCGGCTCACCCTCGCCGGGCACAGCGCCTTCGACCTCGCCGCGTTCGGCGAGACGGAGCCGCGCCCCGGCGACGACGTCGTACAGCTCGCCGACGCCACCCGGGGCACCTACCGCAAGGTCGTCGTCCGCGACGACCGCCTGGTCGGCGGGGTCCTCGTCGGCGAACTCGGCACCGTCGGCGCGCTGGCGCGCGCCTGGGAGGGAGCAGAGCCGCTCCCCTCCGACGGCGGCCCCCTGCTCCACCTGCTCACCAACGACGGAGGCTCCTGA